The following proteins are co-located in the Poecile atricapillus isolate bPoeAtr1 chromosome 2, bPoeAtr1.hap1, whole genome shotgun sequence genome:
- the HYCC1 gene encoding hyccin isoform X3 has protein sequence MLAVDTGVVEEWLSEFKTLPETSISSYATSLKDKTALISSLYRVIQEPQSELLEPVCHQLFEFYRSGEEELLRFTLQFLPELMWCYLAVSVSRDLQSSGCIEALLLGVYNLEIVDKEGHSKVLSFTIPSLSKPSIYHEPSSIGSMALTEGALSQHGLSRVVYSGPHPQREMLTAQNRFEVLTFLLRCYNAALTYMPAMSLQSLCQICSRICVCGYPRQQVRKYKGVNSRIPVSSEFMVQMLTGIYFSFYNGEWDVARKAMDDVLYRAQLELYPEPLLVANAIKASLPQGAIISNREGARCIQFEITPTSSRISRNAVTSMSIRGHRWKRHEQPENGNDATELGNFIIPEISVTSVAGERTGNGEKSRALAENDVQHLQGVQETATDPRTDSKSMPEIRRQKSVRKMMEDGINSSGRVQF, from the exons ATGTTAGCTGTGGATACTGGGGTTGTGGAGGAGTGGTTATCAGAGTTCAAG aCGCTGCCAGAAACATCCATATCCAGCTATGCTACCAGCTTGAAAGACAAGACTGCTTTGATTTCATCTCTTTACAGAGTAATTCAGGAGCCACAGAGTGAA CTTCTGGAGCCAGTTTGCCATCAGCTCTTTGAGTTCTATCGCAGTGGTGAGGAAGAATTGCTTCGGTTTACGCTGCAGTTTCTGCCAGAATTGATGTGGTGCTACCTTGCTGTCTCAGTCAGCAGAGATTTGCAGAGCAGTGGATGCATAGAGGCTCTTCTCCTAGGAGTTTATAACTTG gaGATAGTTGACAAAGAGGGACATAGCAAAGTGCTGAGTTTCACAATTCCATCTTTGTCCAAACCTTCGATCTATCATGAA CCTTCCAGCATTGGCTCCATGGCTCTCACTGAAGGAGCTTTGTCACAGCATGGTTTGTCCAGGGTTGTGTACAGTGGACCTCATCCTCAGAGGGAGATGCTGACAGCCCAGAACAG GTTTGAAGTGCTGACTTTCCTTCTGCGCTGTTACAACGCTGCCTTAACCTACATGCCTGCAATGTCTCTTCAGTCATTGTGTCAAATTTGTTCAAG AATTTGTGTCTGTGGATATCCTCGCCAACAAGTGAGAAAGTACAAGGGAGTCAACAGTAGGATTCCAGTTTCATCTGAGTTCATGGTGCAAATGCTAACAGGGATCTATTTTTCCTt TTATAATGGAGAGTGGGATGTGGCTCGAAAAGCTATGGATGACGTTTTGTATAGAGCACAGCTTGAGCTGTATCCAGAACCTCTGCTG GTTGCTAATGCAATAAAAGCTTCACTGCCTCAGGGTGCCATAATATCTAATAGAGAAGGTGCAAGATGCATTCAATTTGAAATTACACCTACTTCATCCAGAATATCAAGAAATGCTGTGACTAGCATGTCTATAAGAGGGCATAGATGGAAAAGGCATG AGCAACCAGAGAATGGTAATGATGCTACTGAATTGGGCAACTTTATCATACCTGAGATTAGTGTCACAAGTGTGGCTGGAGAGaggaccgggaatggggaaaagAGCAGAGCTCTAGCAGAGAATGATGTTCAGCATTTACAGGGAGTACAGGAAACAGCTACAGATCCTAGAACTGACAGCAAAAGCATGCCAGAAATCAGGAGGCAAAAATCTGTAAGAAAAATGATGGAGGATGGAATAAACTCATCTGGCAGAGTGCAGTTTTAG
- the HYCC1 gene encoding hyccin isoform X1 produces the protein MLAVDTGVVEEWLSEFKTLPETSISSYATSLKDKTALISSLYRVIQEPQSELLEPVCHQLFEFYRSGEEELLRFTLQFLPELMWCYLAVSVSRDLQSSGCIEALLLGVYNLEIVDKEGHSKVLSFTIPSLSKPSIYHEPSSIGSMALTEGALSQHGLSRVVYSGPHPQREMLTAQNRFEVLTFLLRCYNAALTYMPAMSLQSLCQICSRICVCGYPRQQVRKYKGVNSRIPVSSEFMVQMLTGIYFSFYNGEWDVARKAMDDVLYRAQLELYPEPLLVANAIKASLPQGAIISNREGARCIQFEITPTSSRISRNAVTSMSIRGHRWKRHDNSDLAIEEELIEVSETDEEFYSRATSGASQSALSNSSTMSSKNLLGKSQRRSGGSKPGGKEKEGETCREHLSRKQTQRAMSENLELVSLKRLTLTTSQSLPKPGSHSLARTTTTVFSKSFEQVSGVPVPNNRGGVSGTEANRFSACSLQEEKLIYGTERADLPLLSKQPNQQRPPSISITLSTD, from the exons ATGTTAGCTGTGGATACTGGGGTTGTGGAGGAGTGGTTATCAGAGTTCAAG aCGCTGCCAGAAACATCCATATCCAGCTATGCTACCAGCTTGAAAGACAAGACTGCTTTGATTTCATCTCTTTACAGAGTAATTCAGGAGCCACAGAGTGAA CTTCTGGAGCCAGTTTGCCATCAGCTCTTTGAGTTCTATCGCAGTGGTGAGGAAGAATTGCTTCGGTTTACGCTGCAGTTTCTGCCAGAATTGATGTGGTGCTACCTTGCTGTCTCAGTCAGCAGAGATTTGCAGAGCAGTGGATGCATAGAGGCTCTTCTCCTAGGAGTTTATAACTTG gaGATAGTTGACAAAGAGGGACATAGCAAAGTGCTGAGTTTCACAATTCCATCTTTGTCCAAACCTTCGATCTATCATGAA CCTTCCAGCATTGGCTCCATGGCTCTCACTGAAGGAGCTTTGTCACAGCATGGTTTGTCCAGGGTTGTGTACAGTGGACCTCATCCTCAGAGGGAGATGCTGACAGCCCAGAACAG GTTTGAAGTGCTGACTTTCCTTCTGCGCTGTTACAACGCTGCCTTAACCTACATGCCTGCAATGTCTCTTCAGTCATTGTGTCAAATTTGTTCAAG AATTTGTGTCTGTGGATATCCTCGCCAACAAGTGAGAAAGTACAAGGGAGTCAACAGTAGGATTCCAGTTTCATCTGAGTTCATGGTGCAAATGCTAACAGGGATCTATTTTTCCTt TTATAATGGAGAGTGGGATGTGGCTCGAAAAGCTATGGATGACGTTTTGTATAGAGCACAGCTTGAGCTGTATCCAGAACCTCTGCTG GTTGCTAATGCAATAAAAGCTTCACTGCCTCAGGGTGCCATAATATCTAATAGAGAAGGTGCAAGATGCATTCAATTTGAAATTACACCTACTTCATCCAGAATATCAAGAAATGCTGTGACTAGCATGTCTATAAGAGGGCATAGATGGAAAAGGCATG ATAATTCTGATTTAGCAATTGAAGAAGAACTGATAGAAGTATCTGAAACCGATGAAGAGTTTTACTCTAGGGCTACTTCTGGTGCAAGTCAGTCTGCCCTATCCAACAGCAGCACCATGAGCAGCAAGAACCTCTTAGGGAAGAGCCAACGAAGGTCTGGAGGAAGCAaacctggaggaaaagaaaaagaaggggaaacCTGCAGAGAGCATTTATCACGAAAACAAACTCAGAGAGCCATGAGTGAGAATCTAGAGCTTGTCTCTCTGAAGAGACTGACACTGACAACCAGCCAGTCCCTGCCTAAGCctggcagccacagcctggccagAACAACCACTACTGTGTTTAGTAAATCCTTTGAACAGGTCAGTGGTGTCCCAGTTCCAAATAATCGTGGTGGTGTCTCTGGTACAGAGGCGAACAGGTTTTCAGCTTGCAGTCTTCAGGAGGAAAAATTGATATATGGAACAGAAAGAGCAGATCTTCCTCTTTTAAGCAAACAACCTAATCAGCAGCGACCTCCTAGTATCAGCATAACTTTGTCAACAGATTGA
- the HYCC1 gene encoding hyccin isoform X2 yields MLAVDTGVVEEWLSEFKTLPETSISSYATSLKDKTALISSLYRVIQEPQSELLEPVCHQLFEFYRSGEEELLRFTLQFLPELMWCYLAVSVSRDLQSSGCIEALLLGVYNLEIVDKEGHSKVLSFTIPSLSKPSIYHEPSSIGSMALTEGALSQHGLSRVVYSGPHPQREMLTAQNRFEVLTFLLRCYNAALTYMPAMSLQSLCQICSSYNGEWDVARKAMDDVLYRAQLELYPEPLLVANAIKASLPQGAIISNREGARCIQFEITPTSSRISRNAVTSMSIRGHRWKRHDNSDLAIEEELIEVSETDEEFYSRATSGASQSALSNSSTMSSKNLLGKSQRRSGGSKPGGKEKEGETCREHLSRKQTQRAMSENLELVSLKRLTLTTSQSLPKPGSHSLARTTTTVFSKSFEQVSGVPVPNNRGGVSGTEANRFSACSLQEEKLIYGTERADLPLLSKQPNQQRPPSISITLSTD; encoded by the exons ATGTTAGCTGTGGATACTGGGGTTGTGGAGGAGTGGTTATCAGAGTTCAAG aCGCTGCCAGAAACATCCATATCCAGCTATGCTACCAGCTTGAAAGACAAGACTGCTTTGATTTCATCTCTTTACAGAGTAATTCAGGAGCCACAGAGTGAA CTTCTGGAGCCAGTTTGCCATCAGCTCTTTGAGTTCTATCGCAGTGGTGAGGAAGAATTGCTTCGGTTTACGCTGCAGTTTCTGCCAGAATTGATGTGGTGCTACCTTGCTGTCTCAGTCAGCAGAGATTTGCAGAGCAGTGGATGCATAGAGGCTCTTCTCCTAGGAGTTTATAACTTG gaGATAGTTGACAAAGAGGGACATAGCAAAGTGCTGAGTTTCACAATTCCATCTTTGTCCAAACCTTCGATCTATCATGAA CCTTCCAGCATTGGCTCCATGGCTCTCACTGAAGGAGCTTTGTCACAGCATGGTTTGTCCAGGGTTGTGTACAGTGGACCTCATCCTCAGAGGGAGATGCTGACAGCCCAGAACAG GTTTGAAGTGCTGACTTTCCTTCTGCGCTGTTACAACGCTGCCTTAACCTACATGCCTGCAATGTCTCTTCAGTCATTGTGTCAAATTTGTTCAAG TTATAATGGAGAGTGGGATGTGGCTCGAAAAGCTATGGATGACGTTTTGTATAGAGCACAGCTTGAGCTGTATCCAGAACCTCTGCTG GTTGCTAATGCAATAAAAGCTTCACTGCCTCAGGGTGCCATAATATCTAATAGAGAAGGTGCAAGATGCATTCAATTTGAAATTACACCTACTTCATCCAGAATATCAAGAAATGCTGTGACTAGCATGTCTATAAGAGGGCATAGATGGAAAAGGCATG ATAATTCTGATTTAGCAATTGAAGAAGAACTGATAGAAGTATCTGAAACCGATGAAGAGTTTTACTCTAGGGCTACTTCTGGTGCAAGTCAGTCTGCCCTATCCAACAGCAGCACCATGAGCAGCAAGAACCTCTTAGGGAAGAGCCAACGAAGGTCTGGAGGAAGCAaacctggaggaaaagaaaaagaaggggaaacCTGCAGAGAGCATTTATCACGAAAACAAACTCAGAGAGCCATGAGTGAGAATCTAGAGCTTGTCTCTCTGAAGAGACTGACACTGACAACCAGCCAGTCCCTGCCTAAGCctggcagccacagcctggccagAACAACCACTACTGTGTTTAGTAAATCCTTTGAACAGGTCAGTGGTGTCCCAGTTCCAAATAATCGTGGTGGTGTCTCTGGTACAGAGGCGAACAGGTTTTCAGCTTGCAGTCTTCAGGAGGAAAAATTGATATATGGAACAGAAAGAGCAGATCTTCCTCTTTTAAGCAAACAACCTAATCAGCAGCGACCTCCTAGTATCAGCATAACTTTGTCAACAGATTGA